A region of the Dyadobacter sp. CECT 9275 genome:
GTGGGCGGCGGGATATGTTAATCATTTGTAGTTAAAGCTATTGGCCTTTATTTTTGACTTTGGCCTGTATGACTGTTTTTTTGTTGCTGTTTTTAACACCGGGAAGGCGGGAGCGGTTTCGTAAAATCAGATAACTGTTATTTCACTTTCATGAAATCAGCGAATTTCTCTTTGCCTTCGGTAAGTCTTTTAATGTTTTCGATAATTCTTACGGCGCGCTCAATCCTGAGCTGTCCGCTTTTGATATCGCTGATGTAAGTCATGATATAACGCTGCTTACCTGCTGCCATTTTGTGAAATCTGCGGTTGCCTTCATCGTCCTGATCCAGTACTTCCTGTAATTCTACTGGCATTTTGGCGCCATAGTCACTATGGTCATGCTGAAGTGAAACATGGACGGTATCACCTTCTTTTACCTTTAGCTTTTTCATTTTGGGAGAAGCAAAAGTAATGTACGCGCTTCCATTGCCCAGCGCCGCCAGGCCGCATTGCCAGCTGAGACTCTGATTGGCCGTGCAGATGAGCCGGTTGTTCAAACCGCCTAATTTCTGGACAATGTCGGACGGGATCTCCAGGTAAAAGCCTGCCAGATGTTCCAGTTTATGAATACGTGTTTCAAAATCAACAGCCATAGCCAGGGATATTTCTGTCAAATTTAAAAAGTTCCCGGCAGATTGTATGCGTTCCGGCCTTATCCGACCATCAGTTTGAAGCCTTCGCCGTGCAGGTTCATGATCTGGATGGCTGGATCTTCCTTAAGGTACTTCCTGAGCTTGGTGATATATACATCCATGCTACGGGCATTGAAATAGGAATCATCACCCCAGATGGTTTTTAGGGCAAAACTTCTGCTGATGGGCTGGTTGATGTTCTGGCAAAAAAGGCGCAGCAGTTCCGATTCCTTGCTGGTAAGACGGGAGGTTTTTCCTTCACTGCTGAGTTGCTGATGAGCATAATCAAAGGTCAGAGTACCTATTGTATAAATTTTATTTTCCTCCTTTTGGTCCGGCTGTTTGCGGTAGCGGCGAAGTATGGCCTCGATACGAAGCAAAAGTTCCTCTCTGTCGAATGGCTTGGTAACGTAGTCATCCGCGCCCACTCTGAAGCCCTGCATGGTATCCTCCTTCATGGACTTGGCCGTGAGGAAAATGATGGGGACGTCACGTCCGCTCATGCGAACTTCCTTGGCGAGCGAAAAGCCATCTTTTTTGGGCATCATTACGTCAAATATGCAAAGGTCATATTGTTTATCCACGAAACACTGCCATCCTTTCTGCCCGTCCGTAGCCAGATCGGTGGGATAACCTTTGTCTATAAGGTACTCCTGCAGCAAGGCCCCCAGATTAATATCGTCTTCAACAAGTAATAGATTGGCCATCTGGTATTTTGATATATGTACTGAATCTTTTCATGAATTTCCAAAGGTAAAGCTCAGCATTTACTTCATATTTTTTAAATTTAGTACCTCAGGAACATCGCGGGAATTTCTGTACAGCTTTCATTTCATTACGCCACTGAACGTCATTTCTACTCAAAAAAATACCGGTTGTTAAATACCTTTGGACAGATGAGGATTAAATCCCTAAAACTAGCGAACTTTCGATGCATTGAAACCTTCATTACTCTTAATATATGTTAAAAATCGTGTTGTGGCTTTTCGTTTTCTTTGCCGTTCTGATCGTGGTATATCTGACAGGCCCCAGAGTTCCTGAGGCTAAATTTGATCCGGCCCTGCCTTCCGTAACGCAGAATCTGGCACAACTGGAAGAAGAAATTAATGCTTCGGAAGAAGCGGTGAAGGGCCTGAAGCCCGATAACCAGGCCAGGATTATCTGGGCAGACAGTACCAAAAAAAGTAAGACACCCTACAGCATTGTGTACATTCACGGATTTGGGGCGAGCTGGGCTGAGGGTGATCCTATTCACCGCGACCTGGCCAAAAGGTATGGCGCTAATTTATACCTGGCCCGCCTGTATGACAGCGGTATCAATGACCCCAATGCTTTTGACGATCTTACACCCGAACTGTTTATGGAGGGTGCTAAAAGAGCGCTGGCGATCGGTAAGGTACTGGGAGATAGTGTGATCCTGATGGGTACTTCGGCCGGCGGTTTGCTCTCGGTATACCTTGC
Encoded here:
- a CDS encoding response regulator transcription factor, encoding MANLLLVEDDINLGALLQEYLIDKGYPTDLATDGQKGWQCFVDKQYDLCIFDVMMPKKDGFSLAKEVRMSGRDVPIIFLTAKSMKEDTMQGFRVGADDYVTKPFDREELLLRIEAILRRYRKQPDQKEENKIYTIGTLTFDYAHQQLSSEGKTSRLTSKESELLRLFCQNINQPISRSFALKTIWGDDSYFNARSMDVYITKLRKYLKEDPAIQIMNLHGEGFKLMVG
- a CDS encoding DUF1905 domain-containing protein codes for the protein MTEISLAMAVDFETRIHKLEHLAGFYLEIPSDIVQKLGGLNNRLICTANQSLSWQCGLAALGNGSAYITFASPKMKKLKVKEGDTVHVSLQHDHSDYGAKMPVELQEVLDQDDEGNRRFHKMAAGKQRYIMTYISDIKSGQLRIERAVRIIENIKRLTEGKEKFADFMKVK